In Lolium rigidum isolate FL_2022 chromosome 7, APGP_CSIRO_Lrig_0.1, whole genome shotgun sequence, the DNA window tctttttttttgattgAAGGAACCCCACAAGGGTTCCCAGTTTCATTAAGAAACTGATGGTGAGGCAAACAGCTCCGTATCTCAGTGGTTTTGCAACATTTAGGAAACCAAAAGGGGACAAACACCCTTTTACCTGTAAAACGTAAAGCTACAACTAAGTTATACCCAAAACTAGATGCAACGTTCTGTAAGGCCAGTTTTCAGCGACACAGATACAAAGATTCCCAGCGACTAACCTCATGCATGATATTCATCTACCGGGTAGATTCAAACGCCATGCACATTGGTGGAGTGATCTTGGCCAgtgaaagcaaggaagctgggaagATCCAGAGTCCATCTCCGCAGATAAAACCAGAAGCAACTGCCGGCACCATATGCACTGCTTTGCTTTTGTCAATCTTGTGCCAGATATAAACTATCAAGGTCCCGACACACATGTCGATGGCAAAGCTCGCGCCAACAAGGAAGGGAAACCCCATTGCCATGGGTAAGGGAATCCATTTGCCATATTTCCGCGGGAGGAAATCCCTCATAAGGTTGGCCACcagtgcaaaggcaaagaatccaCAGCACAGCTGCAAGCAGTGCTTGGGCAGAGCAGAGAAGCCCTCGACGCCAAGAATTGCGATGTTTCGGTATATTAGAGCATACGGTGCCTTCCAGGGCCCATTCAGGTTGCCTATGTCAAAGGCATTGTAGAACACAAAGAATGCCAGCGGCGCGATGATACATCCCATGACGGTGCCAACAATCTGAGCAATAAGCATTGATCTAGGTGATGTTAATGTAAGATGCCCAGTTTTGAAATCCTGCATCAGATCAGCAGATATCGATGCGATAGATTTCACCATACCACAGCCTACCATCCCAGCAACTACACCATGTTCTTTTCCAGCAGTGGCTGCAAGAATGAGTAGAGCAACTTTTCCATAGTTGAAGGCCATGTTGATGTCAGTAAGGCCGGATCCGTAGGCATTGGAGAAACCCAGGGCAGGAGCCAATATGTATGCTATGATAGCATAGTACCACTTTATCTCAGGGAACATCAAGGGAATAGTAATAACAGCAATGAGCGATAATCCAAAATAACCCAAGAAGGCTATCCAATTAGGAAGACTCTCTCTCGTAAAAACTTCATTGCGATGGAGGTCATCCAGCGAGAGAATATCTTCCTCTGTAAGCATAATGAACCCCATGTCAGATCATGAATACGTCAAAAGGTTGTACTTTAAGAAGTTTACctttcttggtcttcttcttttCTGATTTGTCGACTATACTCCAAATGGTCGATACAATGATCTTTGCAAAATTGTACATGCCATCTCCTAGGATGAGAGCTATGCAAATGAATGCCTGAGAATAAGAGAAGGTAAGAAACGAAGGATTGTAAATCACACACACatcaacaaataaaattgacaaaCAAACCTTGTAACCTTGCAGGCTTCTCATGCTGCTTTCTGGTAAATCTGCCGGATACCAGTTCCCTTTCAGATCAGAAATCAGTGGCCACATTATACCATAGGAGAGAATAGAACCGAGAAGGAGAGATATATTGATAAGGTGGGGGCAAATCATCCCTGCCCCAACATATGTGAGGTTGAAATCAAAGAAGAACCTGATACCCCATTATAAATTCAATTGTGTCAAACTGTTACTAGTGATTTAGTGGAGAATGGAGCATAATAGTAAGCGAAGTGACTGGTATTACGTTTGTTTCCTTGCTCGTAGTCCAAGAGTGGGAAACTGCGAAAACCCACATTTATCTCCACCAGAGTaaaaccactggaaaaagctccagAAGAAGCTGATTACAAAGTATTTTGTGAATCCTTTCACTTGCATCCTGACATTACCAAACAAAACATTAAATTTACTGAAATGGTAAGAAAAGGTTGATTCTGCATACCATTGCTTATACTAGAGAACTGCGTACTTTGCCAAATCATCTCCCTGAGGCGCATGAAATCCATTTATAAGCACGGCAGTTGCAGTTCCGCTTGGGTAAGATAATTTGTAGTCAATCACCAAAATCTGAAATTTTACATAGTTCCATACAAAATTATGCTTCAAATTGAATTGTTCATTTACAGGTGATGTCAAACAACTTGAGTAGTTGTAACGTAACAATGAAAAGCTATGCAGGGATTACATTCAGTTTGAAAGGGTTCACGACCTGATAATCCAACTGACCTGGCACACAGCCGTGAACGGTATACAACTGTAGACACTACTTTTTTACTAAAGATTATTCTTGGGATTCAACGCAGTTTAATTGCAACTGAAAGTTCAAACAAAAAATAATCCTTAACTTTTCAAAATGCATAgttaattttaaaaatatgtaTGAAAACCATACTTGAAGTATCTAgcactttttttagataaaaagtATCTAGCACTTTGTTTAACAGAAGCACTGCATTTCGTGGCCCTATTTTTCTCGCCCCAAGTTAGGTTAACAAGTTTGCCATACTTGACTATTCTTAGCCTTTAACTGAAGCAATACATGTTGTCAGGCTTTATTATTCTTAGCACAAGTTTGACAAACTTGACCAGTATTAGGCTTCAACAAAACAATCCCATAGACCATAGTCCATAGAGCCATATATAAATCAGCGAGTGTGTTAtcggttttgctaattctcagttTATTGAGATTTTTTTAAGTCTCATGAAAGCTGCACCTTCCGTTTACTGTGCAACTGGGTGAAAAAGTGCAAGTTGCAGTTTTCAGTAAACTGAAGTTGCCCCTTTCACATCGATTGATATATAAGAGAATCTCAGTAGAGTGATCATAGATGGTGGGACTTTGTTGCCGAAAAGCTTTGGCAAGACTAATGTATGGTTAGAATAACTTAGCTAGTTAGCTAAACTGCTAAATGCAGTGTGGCGACCAAACAGTCTGAAAATCAGGGAACTCTAGCGTTCACGTGAACACCTAACAACACCGACGCAAATCGTGGTTTATTTCAGCTTACATAATCCGTCAGGCACATGGCTACAACACCTAACGCTACGGAAAGAAGAAACGAAAATGCCAAAGGAGCTGATGACCACTTGGCCACTATGCAAAGGAACAAAATTGGGGACGAAAGGCAAACTCACAGATCTTCTTAGCTAAGAGCGGCGTGATTTGGAAGGCAAAATCTGTTGTGTGGGAGAGGTCACCAACCTTTCTGAGAGGGACGAGCGCGAGGATCCCGACGAAGCTGACGGCGAAGAGGTAGCCGGTCATCCAGCCGATGCCGGGCTCTTTCCATCCCACGTTGCCCTCGATGTCCGTCCCGGCCGCCTCGTAGGTCTTCTTGCTGAGCCCAAGCAGATAGGACCCAAACCCACCTGGGAATTGAACAAGGAAAAATCCAACAACGCGTCAAAATCCAAGGTCTCCActtaccctcaaaaaaaaaaaaaacttgagaaGCAAAGGGGGGAGGTGGTCCTGACCGGCGGAGCTGATGCCGTAGCAGGCGACGGCGCATGTCTGGATGACGGTGTTCTCCTGGCGCGTGAGCGGGCGGACGGCGAAGCCGAGGCGGGCCGTCGCCTGCGTCCAGACGCGGAGGATGACGAAGGAGATGAGCGCGGCGGAGACGTTGAGGGTGGGGTCGAGCCCCGTGGTGAGGTTGAGCTTCATCACGATGACGCTGTACATGATGCCGACGGTCGCGGCTACCACCAGGCCGCGCGCCGTCAGCTGCTCCGACCACTTGGGCACGGGGCCTCTCACGTGCGCGGGCTGCCCCGCCTCGGCGCCGTCGCCGTACAGCTCGGCTGGCTCCTCTTTGCCTTCGCCGGCAGCGTCCCGCTGGCGGAGCGCCATGGCGAGCCCGCGCCGCCGCGGTGGCCTGGGGTCGCTTCCTCCGCCGGCCGCTCCTGGTTCGTTGGGGAAAACATTTTCGCCGGCGTCAGATCAGAGGAGGCGTCAGAAGGAGTTATCAGTGAAACGGAATTGATCATGACATGACAAGTGCAAGTGATGTTACTACCAATATAAGTATTTTGAGCTCTGgagtcaatgattttgatcatCTATTCATGGGCACGAAAAAGTTACAGTATTTTCTAGACCGGAATAGATTCCAATCGAAAAGTTGAGACAAATTAAAATAATCTCACATCACCTGCTCCAACCGAAAGGACAAGAAGTCAAGAACAAAGAACCAAGGTCGCTGGGAAAGAGAAGTGAGTGAGTGACTGAGGAGCACGTcagaaaaagagagggaaaatgGTGGACAGAGATGAACATCATCTCTGCTCCCATAGAACAGTTTGAGTGAAACCGAGAGATCAGCTTGCGTACACACGACCACACAAAGCACAGCCAGAGCTGCTCCCCGGCAACGAGAACATCTCGCTCTGGAAACAGAACTCAGAGTCCAGATATAAAGACGCTCGGATGGATCGAGCAGCAAAAGTTGGTCAGAATTTTAGAAGGAAATAGAGTCAACACAAAATCATCAAACAATTCAACTTAGATCATCGCACTATATGAAGGAAGAAAAGAGTTCAGCAAGGAAACACAAAAGCTGCGATCTCCTTGTACAGCCTGAATCTGAAGC includes these proteins:
- the LOC124669873 gene encoding probable metal-nicotianamine transporter YSL9 gives rise to the protein MALRQRDAAGEGKEEPAELYGDGAEAGQPAHVRGPVPKWSEQLTARGLVVAATVGIMYSVIVMKLNLTTGLDPTLNVSAALISFVILRVWTQATARLGFAVRPLTRQENTVIQTCAVACYGISSAGGFGSYLLGLSKKTYEAAGTDIEGNVGWKEPGIGWMTGYLFAVSFVGILALVPLRKILVIDYKLSYPSGTATAVLINGFHAPQGDDLAKMQVKGFTKYFVISFFWSFFQWFYSGGDKCGFSQFPTLGLRARKQTFFFDFNLTYVGAGMICPHLINISLLLGSILSYGIMWPLISDLKGNWYPADLPESSMRSLQGYKAFICIALILGDGMYNFAKIIVSTIWSIVDKSEKKKTKKEEDILSLDDLHRNEVFTRESLPNWIAFLGYFGLSLIAVITIPLMFPEIKWYYAIIAYILAPALGFSNAYGSGLTDINMAFNYGKVALLILAATAGKEHGVVAGMVGCGMVKSIASISADLMQDFKTGHLTLTSPRSMLIAQIVGTVMGCIIAPLAFFVFYNAFDIGNLNGPWKAPYALIYRNIAILGVEGFSALPKHCLQLCCGFFAFALVANLMRDFLPRKYGKWIPLPMAMGFPFLVGASFAIDMCVGTLIVYIWHKIDKSKAVHMVPAVASGFICGDGLWIFPASLLSLAKITPPMCMAFESTR